A stretch of Candidatus Sysuiplasma jiujiangense DNA encodes these proteins:
- the tatC gene encoding twin-arginine translocase subunit TatC — protein MGEGMLDELQPHISELFQRLKHIGIAFVIVLLTVFMFNPLKLTFGLTGSFTVYVFRLISENIGGVKIITISPFESLFTDLFLGVVISVMILLPYILYNVFAFIIPGMSKREKRLLKLSLIPGTIMFIVGMSFAWYLLIPLMFHFTAILDPAMGVEPTVSAQKLIGLLLTIIFSLGLVFEMPLIISALVYLGIVDVQFLKAKWRYAVAGSFIAAWIISPGATGGLIETAMGLIFSGLYFSGIYLGKFMEVRKRSYVYVEA, from the coding sequence ATGGGCGAAGGCATGCTCGATGAACTGCAACCGCATATCTCCGAGTTGTTTCAGAGACTGAAGCACATAGGCATAGCCTTCGTCATCGTTCTTTTAACTGTATTCATGTTCAATCCACTGAAACTGACATTCGGTCTCACAGGTTCATTCACCGTTTACGTGTTCAGGCTTATTTCAGAGAATATAGGCGGCGTGAAGATAATAACGATCTCACCTTTTGAGTCGCTTTTTACGGATCTGTTTCTTGGAGTTGTGATATCAGTCATGATATTGCTTCCTTATATTCTCTATAATGTGTTTGCTTTCATCATTCCGGGAATGTCAAAAAGGGAGAAGCGGCTCCTCAAATTATCCCTTATTCCCGGAACCATCATGTTCATCGTTGGAATGTCGTTTGCATGGTATCTCCTGATACCTCTGATGTTCCATTTTACAGCAATCCTGGATCCGGCAATGGGCGTTGAACCAACCGTATCTGCACAGAAGCTGATTGGTCTCTTATTGACAATCATATTTTCTCTGGGTCTCGTGTTTGAGATGCCACTGATAATCTCTGCACTCGTTTATCTCGGCATAGTTGATGTTCAGTTCCTAAAGGCGAAATGGAGGTATGCGGTTGCAGGTTCATTCATAGCCGCATGGATCATATCACCGGGTGCGACTGGTGGTCTCATAGAAACTGCAATGGGATTGATATTTTCAGGCTTGTACTTTTCTGGTA
- a CDS encoding twin-arginine translocase TatA/TatE family subunit, with translation MYDSITGILIVAGIIVVLFGYKKFPDIVRSFGRATGEFQKGKMEAQKELDEIKKSVAEPANDVKNTAAEIKKG, from the coding sequence ATGTATGACTCAATAACAGGGATACTCATAGTAGCAGGCATAATAGTCGTATTATTCGGTTACAAGAAATTCCCGGATATTGTACGAAGTTTTGGAAGAGCAACAGGGGAGTTCCAAAAAGGCAAAATGGAAGCACAGAAGGAACTCGACGAAATAAAGAAATCTGTTGCTGAGCCTGCAAATGATGTCAAGAACACAGCAGCAGAAATAAAGAAAGGGTAA